From a region of the Methanolinea sp. genome:
- a CDS encoding DUF367 family protein, with translation MIPLYAFRDNSCDPRKCTVKRMERSGLVKVLSKISRIPRTTTLLDPTAEQALSPADRPARSLTVLDCSWEVLDTGAIRGFLRRRALPFLVAANPINFGRPWQLTSVEAFAAALVILGEPDQAAVVLATQKWGPRFLELNEEPLGLYARARDSSEVIGIQNQYL, from the coding sequence ATGATCCCTCTCTATGCCTTCCGCGATAACAGCTGTGATCCGCGGAAATGTACGGTGAAGCGGATGGAACGCTCCGGGTTGGTGAAGGTACTCTCGAAAATCTCCCGCATTCCCCGCACAACCACCCTGCTCGATCCAACCGCAGAGCAGGCCCTCTCTCCTGCAGACCGTCCTGCGCGCTCCCTGACCGTGCTCGACTGCTCGTGGGAGGTTCTTGATACAGGTGCCATCCGGGGTTTTTTACGGCGCCGTGCTCTCCCGTTCCTGGTCGCCGCCAATCCCATCAATTTCGGCAGGCCCTGGCAACTCACCTCTGTCGAGGCCTTCGCGGCGGCTCTGGTAATTCTCGGAGAACCTGATCAGGCCGCCGTGGTGCTTGCTACCCAGAAGTGGGGTCCGCGGTTTCTCGAACTGAACGAAGAACCGCTTGGCCTTTATGCACGCGCCCGGGACAGCAGTGAGGTTATCGGTATCCAGAACCAGTATCTCTAG
- a CDS encoding nucleoside 2-deoxyribosyltransferase produces MYVLLSPCILNPGLRARGITREEDVGWYSRALERCRRFGIEAVPLPCPETLYLGPDREPAMFLDQLNTPEFFCLLGNLETEVRSIIDERGPPLCIIGVNSSPACGVDATYYGPAGSANAKRSGRGAFLARFPEIPALDVADFARFRLYLAAPLFSRAEKEYNISLFETLSAHFFEVYLPQEIGDDTHHRDREAHRTIFDRHIAALGETDIVVAVIDGADADSGTAWEMGYAYAHGIPVIAIRTDFRMAGQCEQVNLMLEQSARVVRSNEDLLAALKAPPLPEGRT; encoded by the coding sequence ATGTACGTCCTCCTCTCCCCCTGTATTCTCAATCCCGGCCTGAGGGCGCGGGGGATAACCCGTGAAGAAGATGTCGGGTGGTACTCGCGGGCCCTTGAACGGTGCCGGCGGTTCGGAATCGAAGCGGTCCCCCTTCCCTGCCCGGAAACCCTGTATCTTGGTCCCGATCGCGAGCCGGCCATGTTTCTTGACCAATTGAACACGCCTGAATTTTTTTGCCTGCTCGGGAACCTTGAAACAGAAGTCAGGTCGATTATCGATGAGCGGGGCCCCCCGCTCTGCATCATAGGTGTCAATTCATCCCCGGCCTGCGGGGTCGATGCAACATACTACGGACCCGCCGGATCGGCGAATGCAAAGAGATCGGGAAGGGGAGCCTTCCTCGCCCGGTTCCCGGAGATCCCGGCTCTTGACGTTGCAGATTTCGCGCGGTTCCGTCTCTACCTTGCCGCCCCCCTCTTCTCACGGGCAGAGAAGGAGTACAACATCAGCCTCTTTGAAACCCTCTCTGCCCACTTTTTCGAAGTTTACCTGCCCCAGGAAATCGGGGATGATACTCACCATCGCGACAGGGAGGCGCACCGTACGATTTTTGACCGGCACATTGCTGCTCTCGGGGAAACCGATATCGTGGTCGCGGTAATTGACGGGGCCGATGCCGATTCGGGAACGGCCTGGGAGATGGGGTATGCCTATGCACACGGGATTCCTGTCATCGCCATACGGACCGATTTCAGGATGGCGGGACAGTGCGAGCAGGTCAACCTCATGCTCGAACAATCCGCCCGCGTTGTCCGTTCGAACGAAGACCTCCTCGCAGCCCTCAAAGCCCCGCCGCTGCCGGAAGGCCGCACGTAA
- a CDS encoding elongation factor Tu — MSNITVAVIGPEGYAGHLGKKGTTSDIAFYNQKKGEHTVTFVEPVRYPDRLASLFFSVSMAHRALLVVDEIGPVFGECVVMLDCAGIGKGMLVLRNYITPEKVAPLIQGTVVEHYDLVPDEPVRIREYLIGEAETLQEKPVHGAKGAVPVDHAFPVKGTGVVVLGQVVSGTISRHDTLRIFPTQKKAQVRSIQKHEDDAQSAGPGDRVGLALKGIEVGDLDRGWVLSASESITASATLSGRATLVRFWPSPLRPGMVIHVGHWMQFLPARVAFVDNSGDWKRPLITLRTDKELVYFPLDRVILHYLDGGKLRVAGTLNLD; from the coding sequence ATGTCCAATATCACGGTCGCGGTTATCGGCCCGGAAGGATATGCAGGACACCTTGGAAAAAAGGGAACGACCTCCGATATTGCTTTTTATAATCAAAAGAAGGGCGAGCACACCGTTACCTTCGTGGAACCCGTGCGGTACCCGGATCGGCTCGCCTCCCTTTTTTTCTCCGTTTCCATGGCCCATCGTGCACTGCTTGTTGTCGATGAGATCGGCCCTGTATTTGGGGAATGCGTGGTGATGCTCGATTGTGCCGGTATCGGGAAAGGGATGCTCGTCCTCCGGAATTATATCACCCCTGAGAAGGTTGCTCCCCTTATCCAGGGGACGGTCGTTGAACACTACGATCTGGTGCCCGATGAACCGGTAAGGATCAGGGAATACCTGATCGGCGAAGCCGAAACGCTGCAGGAGAAGCCGGTGCATGGTGCAAAGGGGGCTGTGCCCGTTGACCATGCCTTTCCGGTCAAGGGTACCGGGGTGGTCGTTCTTGGCCAGGTGGTTTCCGGTACGATATCCCGTCACGATACCCTCCGCATATTCCCGACACAGAAGAAGGCACAGGTTCGTTCTATCCAGAAGCATGAGGACGATGCACAGTCTGCAGGGCCGGGAGACCGCGTCGGGCTTGCCTTGAAGGGAATCGAGGTCGGCGATCTCGATCGGGGGTGGGTGCTCTCTGCCAGCGAGTCCATCACCGCATCGGCAACACTCAGCGGGAGAGCAACACTTGTCCGGTTCTGGCCCTCGCCGTTGCGTCCGGGGATGGTTATCCATGTCGGTCATTGGATGCAGTTCCTTCCGGCAAGGGTTGCCTTCGTGGATAATTCGGGCGACTGGAAGCGGCCGCTCATCACGCTGCGGACCGATAAAGAACTCGTGTACTTCCCCCTGGACCGGGTTATCCTTCATTACCTCGATGGAGGAAAGCTTCGCGTGGCAGGGACCCTTAACCTGGATTGA
- a CDS encoding LemA family protein codes for MALGSLIPWIIGGIILLIVIGFILYAVGIYNRFFSLKNSSEATLGQIRVAMKKRLDMIDQLLGAVKSYAKFEKETFEKVTAMRASVGSAGPGDLTEIERESRSILGRLFAVAENYPDLKTNTTVLSLMDSVKGIEEEIARQRYTYNNISQQYNTLRDVIPSNIVARLLGLEKLPYLEFEEAISTPPRIEF; via the coding sequence ATGGCGCTTGGAAGTCTCATACCCTGGATTATCGGCGGAATCATCCTCCTTATCGTCATCGGGTTCATCCTCTACGCAGTGGGGATTTACAACCGGTTTTTCAGCCTGAAGAATTCATCGGAAGCAACTCTCGGCCAGATACGGGTTGCCATGAAGAAACGGCTGGACATGATCGACCAGCTCCTCGGGGCGGTGAAAAGCTATGCGAAGTTTGAGAAGGAGACCTTCGAGAAGGTCACGGCCATGCGGGCCAGTGTCGGATCAGCCGGTCCCGGGGATCTTACCGAGATCGAACGCGAGTCCCGGTCCATTCTCGGGAGGCTCTTTGCGGTAGCCGAAAATTACCCCGACCTCAAGACAAACACTACGGTACTGAGCCTGATGGATTCAGTGAAGGGCATCGAAGAGGAGATTGCCCGGCAGCGGTACACGTACAACAACATCTCGCAGCAGTACAATACCCTCCGCGATGTGATCCCCTCAAATATTGTGGCACGGCTGCTGGGCCTGGAGAAGCTTCCGTATCTCGAGTTTGAAGAAGCGATCAGCACCCCTCCCCGCATTGAATTTTAA
- a CDS encoding DUF2207 domain-containing protein: MVDEKRQIALLVAVAFGIGIAACVVAVAIPGLIEGSLVIADYQAELGEDGTFIEHYTYDLKTGGSYRMLFRYWVDPLSIDPLSSPYIGFQDMEIPPGTIGYIKEYDGTVTLVGGGSPEHASFIRRMAEDSEVGIYNPSYFPSGHYEVTYRYVLHPPLEHDGRDVHLNLRLVDRNIPYRNLAISVPAGFAEKLYPHPPALRVTGLGDRAVVTGSIAADEGLGIEMLLSSHALETIPGFPVFVDGVRERTEAANPWYATLPSLTARLLQVTGFIAALMTPILLFATYVRYGREKEFVVPEYLSTTPNPRMKPWAVNLLFKGDAQVFDQDGYYATLLDLHRRKVITITEESGGANIRIRLNAVSSDDRYEQRVLAFLSEIAQDGTVSSADLEILAKNAKSDRSAERRILSYQRDLAMVTRKTDPALVAQYIVDGREHLFPLLLAGIACCAVSLILVIAISVLAAALVPAVILFGSVIVQAGVALAFPSTLFGHWKDERYREKLEWDAFARFLSDLALIRQYSPADITMWGEWLIFGTALGVGDKVEKAMKELDIRIPETIAPITAHGLQAAFVPVLFFSSPSQGGGGGGFGGGGFGGGGGFGGGGVGGR, encoded by the coding sequence ATGGTTGACGAGAAGCGGCAGATAGCCCTGCTGGTTGCCGTGGCGTTCGGCATCGGGATCGCCGCCTGCGTCGTGGCGGTGGCGATACCGGGACTCATTGAAGGAAGCCTGGTGATCGCGGACTACCAGGCAGAGCTTGGAGAGGACGGGACGTTCATTGAACACTACACTTACGACTTGAAAACCGGGGGGAGTTACCGGATGCTCTTCCGGTACTGGGTCGACCCCCTTTCCATCGATCCGCTCAGCAGTCCGTACATCGGGTTTCAGGACATGGAGATCCCTCCGGGAACGATCGGGTATATCAAGGAGTATGATGGCACAGTGACACTGGTCGGAGGTGGCAGTCCGGAGCACGCTTCATTCATCCGCCGGATGGCCGAGGACAGTGAAGTAGGGATTTACAATCCATCCTATTTCCCATCCGGGCACTACGAGGTTACCTACCGATACGTCCTGCATCCTCCGCTGGAGCACGATGGCCGGGATGTGCACCTGAACCTTCGGCTGGTCGACAGGAATATCCCCTACCGCAATCTCGCCATCTCTGTGCCGGCGGGGTTCGCGGAGAAACTCTATCCTCACCCCCCTGCTCTCCGGGTAACAGGCCTGGGAGACCGTGCCGTTGTTACCGGGAGTATTGCTGCGGATGAAGGGCTCGGGATCGAGATGCTGCTCTCTTCACATGCACTGGAGACCATACCTGGATTCCCGGTCTTTGTCGATGGCGTAAGGGAAAGGACCGAAGCAGCCAATCCCTGGTATGCCACACTCCCCTCGCTCACTGCCCGTCTCCTGCAGGTCACCGGGTTTATTGCGGCCTTGATGACCCCCATCCTTCTCTTTGCGACCTATGTCCGGTACGGACGCGAGAAGGAGTTCGTTGTCCCTGAATACCTCTCAACAACACCCAATCCCCGGATGAAGCCCTGGGCAGTGAACCTGCTTTTTAAGGGAGATGCACAGGTTTTTGACCAGGACGGATATTACGCCACCCTCCTTGACCTCCACCGGAGGAAGGTCATCACCATCACCGAGGAATCCGGGGGAGCGAATATCCGGATCCGCCTGAATGCGGTATCATCCGATGATCGCTACGAACAGCGTGTACTGGCCTTCCTTTCGGAAATAGCACAGGATGGTACGGTGAGTTCTGCAGACCTCGAAATCCTTGCCAAGAATGCGAAGTCCGATCGGTCAGCGGAACGCCGCATACTCTCGTACCAGCGCGACCTTGCCATGGTGACCAGGAAGACTGACCCGGCACTCGTTGCACAGTACATTGTTGATGGGCGGGAACATCTCTTCCCGCTCCTCCTTGCCGGTATCGCATGCTGTGCCGTATCCCTCATACTGGTCATCGCCATCTCCGTGCTTGCAGCTGCACTTGTGCCAGCAGTCATACTCTTCGGTTCGGTCATCGTCCAGGCTGGTGTTGCCCTCGCCTTCCCGTCAACGCTCTTTGGCCACTGGAAGGATGAACGGTACCGCGAGAAGCTCGAGTGGGATGCCTTTGCCCGTTTCCTGTCTGATCTTGCCCTGATCCGGCAGTATTCCCCGGCAGATATCACCATGTGGGGTGAGTGGCTGATCTTCGGGACCGCTCTTGGCGTTGGTGACAAGGTGGAGAAGGCCATGAAGGAGCTCGATATCAGGATACCGGAGACCATCGCCCCGATCACCGCTCATGGCCTGCAGGCAGCGTTTGTCCCCGTGCTCTTCTTCTCGTCACCCTCCCAGGGAGGCGGCGGTGGAGGCTTCGGCGGTGGCGGTTTTGGAGGCGGAGGCGGTTTCGGAGGGGGAGGAGTCGGGGGGCGGTAA
- a CDS encoding DNA-binding protein, with protein sequence MRYSEGSLGRVFFVRVDHGEDLLETLRNFVRAQGIHAGIIQFIGAVAEGRIVTGPARPVLPPEPSLQSFSGGWDILGFATITPGPQGPHLHYHASAGRGTEALTGCLREKAMTYIVVEAVVIEILGTTIRRRYDPVTGMDLPFPDLPDRSGRNQ encoded by the coding sequence ATGCGGTATTCTGAAGGGAGCCTTGGAAGGGTGTTCTTCGTCAGGGTGGATCATGGTGAAGACCTGCTTGAGACGCTCAGGAATTTTGTCAGGGCACAGGGTATCCATGCCGGAATAATCCAGTTCATCGGTGCCGTGGCAGAGGGAAGGATCGTCACCGGACCAGCACGGCCCGTCCTTCCTCCGGAACCCTCGCTGCAATCATTTTCAGGGGGATGGGATATCCTGGGCTTTGCAACCATCACTCCGGGCCCCCAGGGACCCCACCTCCATTACCATGCATCGGCCGGCAGGGGAACGGAAGCACTCACCGGCTGCCTCCGTGAAAAAGCCATGACATATATCGTTGTCGAAGCTGTGGTCATCGAGATACTCGGGACCACGATCCGGCGCCGCTACGATCCTGTAACGGGTATGGACCTGCCATTCCCGGACCTCCCTGATCGATCTGGAAGAAATCAATGA
- a CDS encoding carboxymuconolactone decarboxylase family protein: MSDLSDFEQSLRHISEQGGERTAEEWMQDIEAEYGRAPLIFKRMAERPEVLISHLLYKGTVTRTSAMDPKLVELISLAAGAALKCPHCTSYHMQAAAKKGATREEILEVILLAGMISNSSVLANAYRIFDEKMARCFPCEGPGIELKKKE; encoded by the coding sequence ATGTCCGATCTGTCCGATTTTGAACAGAGCCTCAGGCACATCAGCGAGCAGGGCGGGGAGCGGACCGCGGAGGAATGGATGCAGGATATCGAGGCCGAATATGGGCGGGCGCCCCTCATTTTCAAGCGGATGGCCGAGCGCCCCGAAGTCCTGATATCCCATCTCCTGTACAAAGGGACCGTGACCAGGACCAGCGCCATGGATCCCAAGCTAGTCGAACTCATCAGCCTGGCCGCGGGAGCTGCTCTGAAATGCCCGCACTGTACGAGCTACCACATGCAGGCCGCCGCAAAGAAAGGGGCGACGAGGGAGGAGATCCTCGAGGTTATTTTACTCGCAGGAATGATCTCCAACTCGTCCGTGCTGGCCAATGCCTACCGTATATTTGACGAAAAGATGGCCCGGTGTTTCCCCTGCGAGGGCCCGGGCATCGAGCTGAAGAAAAAAGAGTAG
- a CDS encoding methanogenesis marker 7 protein translates to MNLVPVTYKGGIYRHSEIIDLIEDLGGYIIQKHVLAQEVVLQALVPKEDIALITAIAKPLTGELTPSPLVGTEIAVVTMSLEIHHLPHASCDIAEYIRRFGAKTNMVGLARGFGKRIAQLNDEERDVINEHDLAVYLLGDFETCIKQKFPVLRRGINVPIVVCGGPSREALQRIIDPPVDGYIGNVGRFMHRTKESEELAKLDDVVNEITRVLDRKRDEIAKDPPSVSPARLMDVISEQVDEIHEVLSPTPITVQMTGLRVKLPYDTFARVLRDIPVEEGITIGEIADIVPSRMRDYILIRIRPFSETNIMV, encoded by the coding sequence GTGAACCTTGTACCGGTCACCTACAAGGGAGGGATTTACCGGCACAGCGAGATAATCGATCTCATCGAGGATCTAGGAGGCTACATCATCCAGAAGCACGTCCTTGCCCAGGAAGTCGTGCTCCAGGCCCTGGTGCCAAAGGAAGACATCGCGCTGATCACCGCAATCGCCAAGCCCCTGACCGGTGAGCTTACCCCGTCGCCACTGGTTGGGACAGAGATCGCCGTGGTCACCATGAGCCTTGAGATCCACCACCTCCCCCATGCTTCCTGCGATATCGCCGAGTATATCCGTAGATTTGGGGCAAAGACCAACATGGTCGGTCTCGCCCGGGGGTTTGGGAAACGCATCGCCCAGCTGAATGACGAAGAGCGCGATGTGATCAACGAGCACGACCTCGCTGTCTACCTTCTCGGGGACTTTGAGACCTGCATCAAGCAAAAATTTCCGGTTCTGCGGCGGGGAATCAACGTCCCGATTGTTGTATGCGGGGGGCCGTCACGGGAAGCGCTGCAGCGGATCATCGATCCCCCGGTTGACGGGTATATCGGGAACGTCGGCCGGTTCATGCACCGGACCAAGGAGTCTGAAGAACTTGCAAAGCTCGATGATGTCGTGAATGAGATCACCCGTGTCCTTGACCGGAAGCGGGACGAGATTGCCAAGGATCCCCCTTCAGTTTCCCCGGCGCGCCTGATGGACGTCATCTCTGAACAGGTGGACGAGATCCATGAGGTCCTTTCGCCTACACCGATCACGGTCCAGATGACAGGACTCAGGGTGAAGCTTCCGTATGACACCTTTGCCAGGGTTCTTCGGGATATCCCCGTCGAAGAAGGGATCACGATCGGTGAGATCGCAGATATCGTTCCCTCACGGATGCGTGATTATATCCTCATCCGAATCAGGCCATTCTCCGAGACCAATATCATGGTCTGA
- a CDS encoding methanogenesis marker 17 protein has protein sequence MEAVEYFEVESTEETGGNYYRRIADVVLLDHNLLRVIRKLHIFIDPGVPIFVAVGVTRKLPGIVRIRDFADVAVTKQKVTISIGDETYLAPLLQILWKRYGKENVSQPDRFTIVLPIGESDAEIEDIPVVDPSESMYKDLIYALMVIQPEGFKVRRQWYGDGKFYLVASEDTLPEDIEDLVRAKFAMMGEHL, from the coding sequence ATGGAAGCAGTTGAGTATTTCGAGGTGGAAAGCACCGAAGAGACCGGGGGGAATTACTACCGGAGGATTGCCGATGTAGTGCTCCTCGATCACAACCTCCTTCGGGTGATCCGGAAACTCCACATATTCATCGACCCGGGAGTGCCAATTTTTGTCGCTGTCGGCGTCACCAGGAAGCTTCCCGGGATTGTGCGAATTCGCGATTTCGCCGATGTGGCCGTAACAAAGCAGAAAGTGACCATTTCCATCGGAGATGAGACCTACCTTGCACCGCTCCTGCAGATCCTGTGGAAACGGTATGGCAAGGAGAACGTCTCGCAACCCGACCGGTTCACCATCGTGCTGCCTATTGGCGAATCGGATGCCGAGATCGAGGATATTCCTGTCGTCGACCCCAGCGAGTCCATGTACAAGGATCTCATTTATGCCCTCATGGTCATCCAGCCGGAAGGTTTCAAGGTTCGCCGACAATGGTACGGTGACGGTAAGTTTTACCTGGTTGCCAGTGAGGACACCCTGCCGGAAGATATCGAGGACCTGGTCCGGGCGAAATTTGCCATGATGGGGGAGCACCTGTGA
- a CDS encoding methanogenesis marker 15 protein, which yields MSKVRIAQLSCGPEYSGVQNEIAEAARSVDAEIFFPDITLKDIRSGFDLFGLDVRSPDLKLAIARARALVEGTVDADAVFIATCFRCAEAAIVRNELRRYIHENSRLPVVSYSFTERTTAGTLLTRMEALTTIARRRALLAREVQEGLTLGVDSGSSTTKAIVMRDNQIIGTGWLPTTAVLKSAEDVIELALNEAGVSRDEIQAVGTTGYGRFLVGEKIGANLIQEELTVNSKGAVYLADSQHGPSTVIDIGGMDNKAISVQDGIPGTFTMGGICAGASGRFLEMTAKRLGVDITELGPLAMKGMSTMVPMNSYCIVFGTQSLVNALAAGSSQEDVAAAACHSVAEQVFEQQLQEVDIKEPVIMVGGTSLIQGLVRAMGDLLQTDIVVPHHSQYIGAVGSALLASGFIKDR from the coding sequence ATGAGCAAAGTCCGCATCGCCCAGCTCTCCTGCGGGCCTGAATACAGCGGGGTTCAAAACGAGATCGCGGAGGCTGCACGGTCGGTAGACGCCGAGATATTCTTTCCGGATATCACCCTGAAGGATATCCGGTCAGGGTTCGATTTGTTCGGCCTCGATGTGAGAAGCCCGGACCTGAAACTCGCGATCGCCCGTGCACGGGCTCTCGTGGAGGGGACCGTAGATGCTGATGCCGTATTTATCGCTACCTGTTTCCGGTGCGCCGAGGCGGCAATCGTCCGGAACGAACTGCGACGCTACATCCACGAGAACTCGCGGCTCCCGGTGGTCAGCTATTCCTTCACCGAGCGGACAACCGCCGGCACCCTGCTTACCCGGATGGAAGCCCTCACAACCATCGCCCGGAGAAGAGCACTACTTGCCAGGGAAGTCCAGGAAGGACTCACGCTCGGTGTGGACAGCGGGTCGAGCACCACCAAGGCGATAGTGATGCGGGACAACCAGATTATCGGAACAGGATGGCTTCCCACGACCGCCGTCCTGAAAAGTGCAGAAGATGTCATCGAACTGGCATTGAACGAGGCTGGGGTATCCCGTGACGAGATCCAGGCCGTCGGGACCACGGGATACGGACGGTTTCTCGTCGGTGAAAAGATCGGTGCAAACCTCATCCAGGAAGAGCTCACCGTCAATTCCAAGGGGGCTGTATACCTGGCAGATTCCCAGCACGGCCCGTCAACGGTCATCGATATAGGCGGCATGGACAACAAGGCCATCAGTGTGCAGGACGGTATACCGGGGACATTCACCATGGGCGGAATCTGTGCAGGGGCGAGCGGCCGGTTCCTCGAGATGACGGCAAAACGCCTCGGTGTGGATATCACCGAGCTCGGCCCGCTTGCCATGAAAGGCATGTCGACCATGGTCCCCATGAACAGTTACTGCATCGTGTTCGGGACCCAGAGCCTGGTCAATGCCCTGGCTGCAGGGAGCTCTCAGGAAGATGTTGCTGCCGCTGCCTGTCACAGTGTCGCAGAACAGGTTTTCGAGCAGCAGCTACAGGAAGTTGACATCAAGGAGCCGGTAATCATGGTCGGAGGCACGTCCCTGATCCAGGGGCTTGTCCGGGCAATGGGTGACCTGCTGCAGACGGATATCGTTGTTCCCCACCACTCACAATATATCGGTGCTGTGGGGTCTGCCCTGCTGGCTTCAGGGTTTATCAAGGATCGCTAG
- a CDS encoding methanogenesis marker 5 protein: MAKVFIYPTTSLILSDLVARFGHQPLSAALQIREKIQTPGLESPPLQITPEDPKKGLKYAAVEVPSGVRGRMSLYGPMIEEAQAAVIIHDADFSFGCMGCARTNELIQFLLRKREIPILDLRYPRSDDEGIEFVAAIRKFLQELPGGGS; the protein is encoded by the coding sequence ATGGCAAAGGTGTTCATTTATCCGACAACCAGCCTCATACTCTCGGACCTGGTGGCGCGGTTCGGCCATCAGCCGCTCTCCGCGGCTTTGCAGATACGCGAAAAGATCCAGACACCGGGGCTCGAATCCCCCCCTCTGCAGATCACTCCCGAGGACCCGAAGAAAGGGTTGAAGTATGCGGCGGTGGAGGTCCCGTCCGGGGTGAGGGGGCGGATGTCCCTCTACGGCCCGATGATTGAAGAGGCGCAGGCGGCAGTCATCATCCACGATGCCGATTTCTCCTTTGGCTGTATGGGATGTGCGCGGACGAATGAGCTGATCCAGTTCCTGTTAAGGAAACGGGAAATCCCCATCCTCGACCTCAGGTATCCCCGGAGCGACGATGAGGGGATCGAGTTCGTGGCCGCGATCAGGAAATTCCTGCAGGAGCTACCTGGAGGCGGCTCATGA
- a CDS encoding methanogenesis marker 6 protein produces MKEYMPKYVGTVTKYVFVESPDMTPADLAIRAYEISQGVMIKETCFGLQITGRPEDVDRIIARLRTLDPSHIFVKDRGFPPGDPRRCRANLGGARPGYYGHEFEISLIRHISRGIEELPRRDADAPVHPPVSAGPSKLDARRLQEIITSQEP; encoded by the coding sequence ATGAAGGAATACATGCCGAAGTATGTGGGCACGGTCACGAAATACGTGTTTGTTGAATCCCCGGATATGACACCGGCGGATCTCGCGATCCGGGCCTACGAGATCTCCCAGGGTGTCATGATCAAGGAGACCTGTTTTGGCCTCCAGATCACCGGTCGCCCGGAGGACGTGGATAGGATCATCGCCCGCCTCAGGACGTTGGACCCCTCGCATATCTTTGTCAAGGACCGGGGGTTTCCCCCGGGCGATCCCCGGAGGTGCCGGGCAAACCTTGGTGGGGCGCGGCCTGGCTACTACGGACACGAGTTCGAGATCTCTCTGATACGGCATATCTCGAGGGGGATCGAGGAGCTCCCGCGAAGGGATGCGGATGCTCCGGTCCACCCGCCTGTATCCGCCGGTCCGTCCAAGCTTGATGCAAGGAGACTTCAGGAGATCATCACATCACAGGAGCCCTGA